A section of the Streptomyces sp. NBC_01591 genome encodes:
- a CDS encoding MFS transporter produces MPQLNKLRTALPGGPGGNTAAPPSARLRSALTVFFALDGFLFAGWVVRIPAIKHQTGASAATLGLALLGVSAGAVVTMMLTGRLCRRFGSHPVTVVCGVLLSLAIALPAQTHSALALGLVLLVFGAAYGGINVAMNSAAVDLVAALRRPVMPGFHAAFSLGGMVGAGLGGLVAGGLSPATHLYVLTGVGLLVTAAAGPVLLRHPAPRPAVGADGTGAPRRLSGRARRLVLLFGVIALCTAYGEGALADWGALHLEQDLHAHPGVAAAGYSLFALTMTAGRLSGTALLERLGQTRTLVAGGATAAAGMLLGSLAPTTWAALLGFAVTGLGLANIFPVAVGRAGELAGPGGVAAASTLGYGGMLLGPPAIGFLTDWFSLPVALTTVALLATAAAALGYGARNATHAGVA; encoded by the coding sequence GTGCCGCAACTAAACAAACTGCGGACGGCCCTACCGGGGGGACCGGGCGGAAACACCGCCGCACCTCCGTCGGCCCGCCTCCGTTCCGCCCTGACCGTGTTCTTCGCCCTCGACGGTTTCCTCTTCGCCGGCTGGGTGGTCCGTATCCCGGCCATCAAGCACCAGACCGGCGCCTCCGCCGCCACCCTGGGCCTCGCCCTGCTCGGAGTGTCCGCCGGGGCGGTGGTCACCATGATGCTCACCGGCCGGCTGTGCCGGCGCTTCGGCAGCCATCCGGTGACCGTGGTCTGCGGCGTGCTGCTCTCGCTCGCCATCGCCCTGCCCGCCCAGACGCATTCGGCGCTCGCGCTCGGCCTGGTCCTGCTGGTCTTCGGTGCCGCGTACGGCGGGATCAACGTGGCGATGAACAGCGCGGCGGTCGATCTGGTCGCCGCCCTGAGGCGACCCGTGATGCCCGGCTTCCACGCCGCCTTCAGCCTCGGCGGCATGGTCGGCGCCGGACTCGGCGGACTGGTCGCGGGCGGCCTCTCCCCCGCCACCCACCTCTACGTCCTCACCGGGGTCGGACTCCTGGTCACCGCGGCGGCGGGGCCGGTGCTGCTGCGCCACCCGGCGCCCCGGCCCGCGGTCGGGGCCGATGGCACCGGGGCGCCGCGTCGACTGAGCGGAAGGGCCCGCCGGCTGGTGCTCCTGTTCGGCGTGATCGCGCTCTGCACCGCCTACGGCGAAGGCGCACTGGCCGACTGGGGCGCCCTCCATCTCGAACAGGACCTGCACGCCCACCCCGGCGTCGCGGCCGCCGGCTACTCCTTGTTCGCGCTGACCATGACGGCGGGCCGGCTCAGCGGAACGGCGCTGCTCGAACGGCTCGGCCAGACCCGCACCCTCGTCGCGGGCGGTGCGACGGCCGCCGCCGGGATGCTGCTCGGCTCGCTCGCCCCCACCACATGGGCGGCCCTCCTCGGCTTCGCCGTCACCGGTCTCGGCCTGGCCAACATCTTCCCGGTCGCGGTCGGCCGGGCCGGTGAACTGGCCGGGCCCGGCGGGGTCGCCGCCGCATCGACGCTCGGCTACGGCGGCATGCTGCTCGGGCCGCCCGCCATCGGCTTCCTGACCGACTGGTTCTCGCTCCCGGTGGCCCTCACCACGGTGGCTCTGCTGGCCACCGCGGCCGCGGCACTGGGGTACGGAGCACGCAACGCGACCCACGCGGGAGTGGCCTGA
- a CDS encoding SRPBCC family protein: MPRRLRSVELEFVDSAPLRLVFAAEVSAAPEVVYRALADDVPGWPGWFTAVTAARTTEEGAGREVRLKGGFVIRETIMAAEPGTRYAYRADRTNAPGMRALLEEWRLTPAGTGTRVRWTFAADGSAPFRFALRLARSGMGRSFRDAVRNLDRRLTGSAA; the protein is encoded by the coding sequence ATGCCACGCCGGCTCCGTTCCGTGGAACTCGAGTTCGTCGATTCCGCTCCGCTGCGACTGGTCTTCGCCGCCGAGGTGTCCGCGGCTCCCGAGGTGGTCTACCGTGCGCTCGCCGATGATGTGCCGGGCTGGCCGGGCTGGTTCACGGCGGTGACGGCCGCCCGGACCACCGAGGAGGGCGCGGGCCGCGAGGTCCGGCTCAAAGGCGGCTTCGTGATCCGCGAGACGATCATGGCGGCGGAGCCCGGCACGCGGTACGCCTACCGGGCCGACCGGACCAACGCCCCCGGGATGCGGGCCCTGCTGGAGGAATGGCGGCTCACCCCGGCCGGGACCGGGACACGGGTGCGGTGGACGTTCGCCGCCGACGGTTCCGCACCCTTCCGGTTCGCCCTGCGGCTGGCCCGGTCGGGGATGGGCCGGTCCTTCCGGGACGCGGTACGCAATCTCGACCGGCGGCTGACCGGATCCGCGGCCTGA
- a CDS encoding MarR family winged helix-turn-helix transcriptional regulator — MAANKSERVLVDEWRDILALHARTLCELDRELHRHGLGASDFEVLDVLAEGASEDGGSAYRVQDLASRVHLSQSALSRLVARLEKDDLVCRGMCSEDRRGVRVELTAKGRARHAEVKPLQRSVLARMLNGPED, encoded by the coding sequence ATGGCAGCGAACAAGTCCGAGCGGGTGCTCGTCGACGAGTGGCGGGACATCCTCGCGCTGCACGCCAGGACGCTCTGTGAGCTCGACCGCGAGCTGCACCGGCACGGCCTCGGCGCCAGCGATTTCGAGGTGCTCGATGTGCTGGCGGAGGGCGCGTCCGAGGACGGCGGCTCCGCCTATCGTGTACAGGACCTGGCCTCCCGGGTCCATCTCAGCCAGAGTGCGCTGTCCCGTCTGGTCGCGCGGCTGGAGAAGGACGACCTCGTGTGCCGGGGGATGTGCAGCGAGGACCGGCGAGGCGTCCGGGTGGAGCTGACGGCGAAGGGCCGGGCGCGCCATGCCGAGGTGAAACCGCTGCAGAGGTCGGTGCTCGCCCGGATGCTGAACGGGCCGGAGGACTGA
- a CDS encoding SHOCT domain-containing protein — MNTLAHSGGPGPWILLFPLFWAAVVIGGVTLLRRTAWRGRRGPWQARTTREAPVEPSPITLLGRRFAAGEIDEDEYWRRLSVLDEQFGRGSKGGVA; from the coding sequence ATGAACACCCTGGCGCACAGCGGTGGACCCGGGCCCTGGATCCTCCTCTTCCCGCTCTTCTGGGCGGCCGTCGTCATCGGCGGCGTCACCCTGCTGCGCCGTACCGCGTGGCGCGGCCGTCGAGGCCCCTGGCAGGCACGTACCACCCGGGAAGCACCTGTCGAGCCATCACCGATCACTCTGCTCGGCCGGCGCTTCGCGGCCGGCGAGATCGACGAGGACGAGTACTGGCGCCGACTCTCCGTCCTGGACGAACAGTTCGGCCGCGGCAGCAAGGGCGGCGTGGCATGA
- a CDS encoding DUF4865 family protein, whose product MCWPAPPVRRTPSTRASAGCSRCSPPPTPNSFLWGPGFQGVVQDFGRPEVQHWTGLAYREGPASAALPRTATRHRTAVATSVPPADAVEAALTALAVDPRRWELLHFTLWEHDAPEAPEDRYQVLHLSTPERDRLGEGRQW is encoded by the coding sequence ATGTGCTGGCCCGCGCCTCCGGTTCGCCGGACGCCTTCGACGCGGGCGTCCGCGGGCTGCTCTCGCTGCTCGCCCCCGCCGACGCCGAACTCCTTCCTCTGGGGCCCCGGATTCCAGGGCGTCGTCCAGGACTTCGGCCGCCCCGAGGTGCAGCACTGGACCGGACTGGCGTACCGGGAAGGGCCCGCATCGGCCGCCCTCCCCCGCACGGCGACCCGCCATCGCACGGCCGTCGCGACCTCCGTCCCGCCCGCCGACGCGGTCGAGGCCGCCCTCACGGCCCTGGCCGTCGACCCCCGCCGCTGGGAACTGCTCCACTTCACCCTCTGGGAGCACGACGCCCCCGAGGCCCCCGAGGACCGCTACCAGGTGCTGCACCTGAGCACGCCGGAGCGGGACCGGCTCGGGGAGGGACGGCAGTGGTAG
- a CDS encoding ABC transporter ATP-binding protein → MTTTVPISEPTPGPAPAPAARVVDAVKLYGAGDTRVRALDGVSVDFPAGRFTAIMGPSGSGKSTLMHCAAGLDTLTSGSAFIGDTDISTLDDRRLTLLRRRRIGFVFQSFNLLPTLTVAENITLPLDLAGERPDQEWLDALVDTVGLRDRLHHRPGELSGGQQQRVAVARAFAGSPDVVFADEPTGNLDSRSSQEVLRLLGRTVRQTARTVVMVTHDPVAAAHADEVVFLADGRLVDRMPDPTAERVLDRFKSFAPHSSRGR, encoded by the coding sequence ATGACCACCACCGTCCCCATCTCCGAACCCACCCCCGGGCCCGCTCCCGCACCCGCCGCCCGGGTCGTCGACGCCGTGAAGCTCTACGGCGCGGGCGACACCCGGGTCAGGGCCCTGGACGGGGTGAGCGTCGACTTCCCGGCCGGACGCTTCACCGCGATCATGGGGCCCTCCGGATCCGGCAAATCCACCCTGATGCACTGCGCCGCCGGACTCGACACGCTCACCTCGGGCTCCGCGTTCATCGGCGACACCGACATCAGCACGCTCGACGACCGCAGGCTCACCCTGCTGCGCCGCCGCCGGATCGGCTTCGTCTTCCAGTCCTTCAACCTGCTGCCGACGCTCACCGTCGCCGAGAACATCACCCTGCCCCTCGACCTCGCGGGGGAGCGGCCCGACCAGGAGTGGCTCGACGCACTCGTCGACACCGTCGGGCTCCGGGACCGGCTGCACCACCGGCCCGGCGAACTGTCCGGCGGACAACAGCAGCGGGTGGCGGTGGCCCGGGCCTTCGCGGGCAGCCCCGATGTCGTCTTCGCCGACGAACCGACCGGCAATCTCGACTCCCGCTCCAGCCAGGAAGTGCTCCGGCTGCTCGGCCGCACCGTCCGGCAGACCGCCCGTACGGTCGTCATGGTCACCCACGACCCGGTCGCCGCCGCCCACGCCGACGAGGTCGTCTTCCTCGCCGACGGCCGGCTCGTCGACCGGATGCCCGACCCCACGGCGGAGCGCGTGCTCGACCGCTTCAAGTCCTTCGCCCCCCACTCCTCACGCGGGCGGTGA
- a CDS encoding maleylpyruvate isomerase family mycothiol-dependent enzyme, with protein sequence MEITDHIKSLAVEGQLLAAAAQEAGTGARVPTCPDWRVRDLLRHTGMVHRWATAFVVDGHTSYHPDGGEPDLDGPELLDWFREGHGLLMDALGTAPAGLECWTFLPAPSPLAFWARRQAHETTIHRVDAESARGGRPSPVPAAHAVDGIDELLRGFHARRTSRVRTSAPRSLRVRATDADAVWTVRLSPEPPQAVRTDAALEEGAVDCELSASAAELYLTLWNRLPLTAITVTGDPEPARTWCEKSGVTWS encoded by the coding sequence ATGGAGATCACGGACCACATCAAGTCGCTGGCCGTCGAAGGACAGTTGCTGGCGGCCGCCGCGCAGGAGGCGGGGACCGGGGCCCGGGTGCCGACGTGTCCGGACTGGCGGGTGCGCGATCTGCTGCGCCACACCGGGATGGTGCACCGCTGGGCGACCGCGTTCGTCGTCGACGGCCACACCTCGTACCACCCCGACGGCGGGGAACCCGATCTGGACGGGCCGGAACTGCTCGACTGGTTCCGCGAGGGCCACGGCCTCCTGATGGACGCACTGGGCACCGCACCGGCCGGGCTGGAGTGCTGGACCTTCCTGCCCGCGCCGTCGCCCCTTGCCTTCTGGGCCCGACGGCAGGCGCACGAGACCACGATCCACCGGGTGGACGCGGAGTCGGCCCGGGGCGGGCGTCCGTCACCGGTTCCGGCCGCTCACGCGGTGGACGGGATCGACGAGTTGCTGCGCGGATTCCATGCCCGCCGGACGAGCCGGGTACGCACCTCGGCGCCGCGCTCCCTCCGGGTACGCGCCACGGACGCCGACGCCGTCTGGACCGTACGGCTCTCGCCGGAACCGCCGCAGGCCGTGCGGACGGACGCAGCACTCGAAGAGGGAGCCGTGGACTGCGAGTTGAGCGCGTCGGCCGCGGAGCTCTACCTGACGCTCTGGAACCGGCTGCCGCTCACCGCGATCACCGTGACGGGCGACCCGGAGCCCGCCCGGACCTGGTGCGAGAAGTCCGGAGTCACCTGGTCCTGA
- a CDS encoding ABC transporter permease, which yields MWASVRLSISSLRAHKRRFAGTFVAVLLGVAFLTGTLVMGDTLRASFDTMFTDANAGTDAVVRGSDAVTVAGESQGTRRPVSTALVQRIERTPGVAAAAPDIQGAGQLIGADGRPIGGQGPPTLAGNWIDDPELNPYRLAAGRAPAAPGEVVVNRGTADRGGLRIGDRTVLRTPDPVHVTIVGLATFGGQDGMGQVTYTAMTQADAEKYLTPKPGEASAIQVRAGPGISQRELVDALRPVLPAGVEAITGQASAAENRDMISGAFLGLFTTLLLVFSGIVLLVATFSIHNTFAIVVAQRTRENALLRALGAVRRQVVASTLVEATAVAVIASAAGLAGGIGIAAGLRALFPAVGFPFPDGALVIGAVSLLLPLAVGILVCVGSALLPAVRAGRTAPLAALRESAVDDSGASRTRALAGLVLLVASVGVILTGALAVPSVWLSAAGAVSALAAFVVLGPVAATYAVRVLGAPLDRLRGVTGRLAARNALRSPRRTASTATALMIGVAVVSLFTVFGASLKATMNQTVDRSFAGDVAISAPAFGAGGSGLSPRLAPAVDRLPQVATAVGLGKGVAEVDGAGRALTVTDPAALGRVFDLGRVDGLLTGLGTDGIAVSGTEAAKRGLHPGSVARLAFTDGTQRDFTVRAVYERSELAGDYVITRQAWAPHRAQDSDSLIAVSFEPGVSTADGRAAVAKTAAAYGNPEVQTRSEYAQSSAGGIDMMLTLVYALLALAVLIALLGIANTLTLALHERTREMGLLRAVGQTRSQLRSMVRWESVLVAAFGTTGGLLLGGFLGWVLVEASAGDTAVAFDLPPLRLLAVALVGIAAGALAGRRPARRAARLNVLRAIAAE from the coding sequence ATTTGGGCCTCCGTACGCCTGAGCATCTCCTCGCTCCGCGCCCACAAGCGCCGCTTCGCCGGTACGTTCGTCGCCGTTCTGCTCGGCGTCGCGTTCCTCACCGGCACGCTCGTCATGGGCGACACACTGCGCGCGAGCTTCGACACCATGTTCACCGACGCCAACGCCGGTACCGACGCCGTCGTGCGCGGCTCCGACGCGGTCACCGTCGCAGGTGAGTCCCAGGGCACCCGGCGGCCGGTGAGTACCGCACTCGTGCAGCGGATCGAACGGACCCCCGGCGTTGCCGCGGCGGCCCCCGACATCCAGGGCGCCGGCCAGCTCATCGGCGCCGACGGCAGACCCATCGGCGGTCAGGGCCCGCCGACCCTCGCCGGCAACTGGATCGACGACCCGGAGCTCAACCCGTACCGGCTCGCCGCCGGACGCGCCCCGGCCGCCCCCGGTGAGGTCGTCGTCAACCGGGGCACCGCCGACCGGGGAGGGCTCAGGATCGGCGACAGGACCGTGCTGCGCACCCCCGACCCCGTACACGTCACGATCGTCGGACTGGCCACCTTCGGCGGCCAGGACGGCATGGGGCAGGTCACCTACACGGCCATGACACAGGCCGACGCCGAGAAGTACCTCACGCCGAAGCCCGGCGAGGCGTCGGCCATCCAGGTCCGCGCCGGCCCCGGCATCAGCCAGCGGGAACTCGTCGACGCGCTGCGGCCCGTACTGCCCGCGGGCGTCGAGGCCATCACCGGACAGGCCTCGGCCGCCGAGAACCGGGACATGATCTCCGGCGCCTTCCTCGGCCTGTTCACCACACTGCTGCTGGTGTTCTCCGGGATCGTGCTGCTCGTCGCCACCTTCTCCATCCACAACACCTTCGCGATCGTCGTCGCCCAGCGGACCCGCGAGAACGCCCTGCTGCGCGCCCTCGGTGCCGTACGCCGTCAGGTGGTCGCCTCGACCCTCGTCGAGGCGACCGCGGTCGCCGTGATCGCCTCCGCCGCGGGTCTGGCCGGTGGCATCGGCATCGCCGCAGGACTGCGGGCCCTCTTCCCCGCCGTCGGATTCCCGTTCCCCGACGGGGCGCTGGTGATCGGCGCCGTCTCCCTGCTGCTGCCGCTCGCCGTGGGGATCCTCGTCTGTGTCGGCTCCGCCCTGCTGCCCGCCGTCCGGGCGGGACGCACCGCTCCGCTCGCCGCCCTGCGCGAGAGCGCCGTCGACGACTCCGGGGCGTCCCGGACACGGGCCCTCGCCGGGCTCGTACTGCTGGTGGCCTCGGTCGGGGTCATCCTGACCGGGGCCCTGGCCGTCCCGTCCGTCTGGCTGTCGGCCGCCGGTGCGGTATCGGCACTGGCCGCGTTCGTGGTCCTCGGCCCGGTCGCCGCCACGTACGCGGTACGGGTCCTCGGCGCCCCGCTCGACCGGCTGCGCGGTGTCACCGGCCGACTGGCCGCGCGCAACGCGCTGCGCAGCCCCCGGCGGACCGCGTCCACCGCGACCGCGCTGATGATCGGCGTCGCCGTGGTCTCCCTCTTCACGGTCTTCGGCGCATCGCTGAAGGCGACCATGAACCAGACCGTCGACCGCTCCTTCGCGGGCGATGTCGCCATCAGCGCCCCCGCCTTCGGGGCGGGTGGCAGCGGCCTCAGCCCCCGGCTCGCCCCGGCCGTCGACCGGCTGCCGCAGGTCGCGACCGCCGTCGGCCTCGGCAAGGGGGTCGCGGAGGTCGACGGTGCGGGGCGCGCCCTGACCGTGACCGACCCGGCCGCGCTCGGCAGGGTCTTCGACCTCGGCCGGGTCGACGGCTTGCTGACGGGGCTGGGTACGGACGGGATCGCCGTCTCCGGCACCGAGGCCGCGAAGCGCGGTCTGCACCCCGGCTCCGTTGCCCGGCTCGCCTTCACCGACGGCACGCAGCGCGACTTCACCGTCCGCGCCGTCTACGAGCGGTCGGAACTGGCAGGCGACTACGTCATCACCCGCCAGGCCTGGGCCCCGCACCGTGCGCAGGACTCCGACTCGCTGATCGCCGTCTCCTTCGAGCCCGGCGTGTCCACCGCCGACGGCAGGGCGGCGGTCGCGAAGACCGCGGCGGCGTACGGCAATCCGGAGGTGCAGACCCGGAGCGAGTACGCGCAGTCCTCGGCCGGCGGCATCGACATGATGCTCACCCTGGTCTACGCCCTGCTGGCACTCGCCGTGCTGATCGCCCTGCTGGGCATCGCCAACACGCTCACCCTGGCCCTCCACGAACGCACCAGGGAGATGGGCCTGTTGCGGGCGGTGGGACAGACCAGGAGCCAGTTGCGCTCGATGGTCCGCTGGGAGTCCGTCCTGGTGGCCGCGTTCGGCACGACGGGCGGACTGCTGCTCGGCGGCTTCCTCGGCTGGGTGCTGGTCGAGGCGTCCGCGGGCGACACCGCAGTCGCCTTCGACCTGCCGCCGCTGCGACTCCTGGCGGTCGCCCTCGTGGGGATCGCCGCCGGAGCACTGGCGGGGCGGCGCCCGGCCCGCCGGGCCGCACGGCTGAACGTGCTCCGCGCGATCGCCGCCGAGTAG
- a CDS encoding ATP-binding protein, with amino-acid sequence MISEPSRHCTVELQALPSRIGQVRRIISAQLRYWHLDPLVDQAALGVTELLTNVHRHAQPDKSCTVEIELLLERLTVSVHDHDPRLPTVREPSASSTSGRGLALIAAVSESWGVRPRGGAGKVVWFTLPAPLRCAPLPPHPVYGATTDGPFELDGITYLESGTPSVARSAVVG; translated from the coding sequence GTGATCAGCGAGCCAAGCAGGCACTGCACGGTGGAGCTCCAGGCCCTGCCGTCGCGGATCGGTCAGGTCCGCAGAATCATCTCGGCGCAGTTGCGCTACTGGCATCTCGATCCTTTGGTCGACCAGGCCGCGCTCGGCGTCACCGAACTGCTGACCAATGTCCACCGGCATGCCCAGCCGGACAAATCATGCACCGTCGAGATCGAGTTACTGCTCGAACGGCTGACGGTTTCCGTCCACGACCACGATCCACGGCTGCCGACCGTGCGCGAACCCAGCGCGTCCAGTACATCGGGGCGCGGGCTCGCACTGATCGCCGCGGTCAGCGAGAGCTGGGGGGTCCGTCCGAGGGGCGGGGCCGGGAAGGTTGTCTGGTTCACCCTTCCGGCGCCACTCCGGTGCGCCCCGCTTCCGCCGCATCCCGTGTACGGGGCCACCACCGACGGGCCGTTCGAGCTGGACGGCATCACCTACCTGGAGAGCGGCACGCCTTCCGTCGCACGGTCGGCGGTGGTCGGCTGA
- a CDS encoding SRPBCC family protein — translation MAVFRIERFTSLPAAESWRRVTDWERHAAHVPLTTITVPAGLPTRVGTVFVARTGVGPLAFDDPMEVVRWTPPAGGRAGLCRLEKRGSLVLGRASIDVYPTDSGSHVVWVEELGLRLLPRWGDPLIAGAGRRVFGRVLDSMLDRPARHRP, via the coding sequence GTGGCCGTCTTCCGGATCGAGCGTTTCACCTCCTTGCCCGCCGCCGAGTCCTGGCGCCGGGTGACGGACTGGGAACGGCACGCCGCGCATGTACCGCTGACCACGATCACCGTCCCCGCGGGGCTGCCGACCAGGGTCGGGACCGTCTTCGTGGCGCGCACGGGCGTGGGGCCGCTGGCGTTCGACGACCCCATGGAAGTGGTGCGGTGGACGCCGCCCGCCGGCGGGCGTGCGGGGCTCTGCCGGCTGGAGAAGCGCGGTTCGCTGGTGCTGGGCCGGGCGTCGATCGATGTGTATCCGACGGATTCCGGTTCCCATGTGGTGTGGGTGGAGGAGCTGGGCCTCCGGCTGCTGCCGCGGTGGGGCGATCCGCTGATCGCCGGAGCGGGTCGCCGGGTTTTCGGCCGGGTGCTCGACAGCATGCTGGACCGTCCGGCGCGGCACCGTCCGTAG
- a CDS encoding PLP-dependent cysteine synthase family protein yields the protein MGTEKHGHEGRAAATIDIDRSDPGYRAWLKEAVRKVQADANRSADTHLLRFPLPEAWGIDLYLKDESTHPTGSLKHRLARSLFLYGLCNGWIRPGKPVIEASSGSTAVSEAYFAKLIGVPFIAVMPRTTSPEKCRLIEFHGGRCHFVDDSRKMYEESAMLAEETGGHYMDQFTYAERATDWRGNNNIAESIYQQLRLERYPEPTWIVATAGTGGTSATIARYVHYMQFDTRICVPDPENSCFFDGWTHHDPLATSDCGSRIEGIGRPRMEPSFVPGAIDRMMKVPDAASVAAVRALEKAIGRKAGGSTGTGLWSAFKLVAEMVEQGSTGSIVTLICDPGDRYLDKYYSDSWLAGQGLDIAPYTATIDSFLADGNWP from the coding sequence ATGGGCACCGAGAAGCACGGACACGAAGGCCGGGCCGCGGCGACGATCGACATCGACCGCTCCGACCCCGGGTACCGGGCCTGGCTGAAGGAGGCGGTGCGCAAGGTCCAGGCCGACGCCAACCGCTCCGCCGACACCCATCTGCTGCGCTTCCCGCTGCCCGAGGCGTGGGGTATCGACCTCTATCTCAAGGACGAGTCGACGCACCCCACCGGCAGTCTCAAGCACCGGCTGGCCCGCTCGCTCTTCCTCTACGGGCTCTGCAACGGCTGGATCCGGCCGGGCAAGCCGGTGATCGAGGCGTCCAGCGGTTCGACGGCCGTCTCGGAGGCGTACTTCGCCAAGCTGATCGGTGTGCCGTTCATCGCCGTGATGCCCCGCACCACCAGCCCCGAGAAGTGCCGGCTCATCGAATTCCACGGCGGCCGCTGTCACTTCGTCGACGACTCGCGGAAGATGTACGAGGAGTCCGCCATGCTCGCCGAGGAGACCGGCGGCCACTACATGGACCAGTTCACCTACGCCGAGCGGGCCACCGACTGGCGCGGCAACAACAACATCGCCGAGTCGATCTACCAGCAGTTGAGGCTGGAGCGCTATCCGGAGCCGACGTGGATCGTCGCCACGGCGGGCACCGGCGGCACCTCGGCGACGATCGCCCGCTATGTGCACTACATGCAATTCGACACCCGGATCTGCGTGCCCGACCCGGAGAACTCCTGCTTCTTCGACGGCTGGACCCACCATGATCCCCTGGCCACCAGCGACTGCGGCTCCCGGATCGAGGGCATCGGAAGGCCCCGGATGGAACCGAGCTTCGTGCCCGGGGCCATCGACCGGATGATGAAGGTGCCGGACGCGGCCAGTGTCGCGGCCGTGCGCGCCCTGGAGAAGGCCATCGGCCGCAAGGCCGGCGGCTCCACCGGCACCGGACTGTGGAGCGCGTTCAAGCTGGTCGCCGAAATGGTCGAGCAGGGCAGCACGGGCAGCATCGTCACCCTGATCTGCGACCCGGGCGACCGCTACCTCGACAAGTACTACTCCGACAGCTGGCTCGCCGGGCAGGGCCTGGACATCGCCCCGTACACGGCGACCATCGACTCCTTCCTGGCCGACGGCAACTGGCCCTGA
- a CDS encoding ROK family protein, whose product MNGKVSTTRTKLERGRSALGPALELVHTGRAPTRAVLTSELGVTRATAGAVAAELEALGLIRVDSRPGSAAGSQGRPSHRLSVRESGPVAIAAQVHADGFRAALVGLGGRLVATAPGCVTVTADPAQVIGEVVDDCARLLRDSGLRCVGAGLAVPSAVAEPEGTALNPLHIAWPAGAPVSEIFADCVREAGIPGPAFTGNDVNLAALAEHRHGAGRGAQHLLCVATGHRGVGGALVLDGRLHTGSSGLALEVGHLTVNPEGRPCHCGGRGCLDVETDPLAFLVTARREPGPEESLLKQAGDLLRTEYEDAAVRGAAEELIDRLGLGLAGLVNILNPDRIILGGLHRALLDADPERLRAVVADRSLWGRSGSVPILPCTLNHNSLVGAAELAWQPVLDDPLAALA is encoded by the coding sequence ATGAACGGCAAGGTGTCCACCACCCGGACAAAGTTGGAGAGGGGCCGCAGCGCGCTCGGACCCGCGCTGGAACTGGTCCACACCGGACGTGCGCCCACCCGCGCCGTCCTCACCTCCGAGCTCGGCGTCACCCGGGCGACCGCCGGTGCGGTCGCCGCGGAACTGGAGGCGCTCGGCCTGATCCGGGTCGACTCCCGGCCCGGTTCCGCCGCCGGCTCGCAGGGCCGCCCCTCGCACCGGTTGTCCGTCCGGGAGTCCGGCCCCGTCGCCATTGCCGCTCAGGTGCACGCCGACGGATTCCGGGCCGCGCTCGTCGGGCTCGGTGGGCGGCTCGTGGCCACCGCTCCCGGCTGTGTCACCGTCACGGCGGACCCGGCGCAGGTCATCGGCGAAGTGGTCGACGACTGTGCCCGGTTGCTGCGGGACAGCGGACTGCGCTGCGTCGGCGCGGGCCTCGCGGTGCCGTCGGCGGTCGCCGAACCGGAGGGCACCGCGCTCAACCCGCTGCACATCGCCTGGCCGGCGGGCGCCCCGGTGAGCGAGATCTTCGCCGACTGCGTACGTGAAGCAGGCATCCCCGGACCCGCGTTCACCGGGAACGACGTCAACCTCGCCGCGCTCGCCGAACACCGCCACGGCGCGGGCCGGGGCGCCCAGCATCTGCTCTGCGTGGCCACCGGCCACCGGGGGGTGGGCGGCGCCCTGGTCCTCGACGGCCGCCTGCACACCGGGAGTTCGGGACTCGCGCTGGAGGTGGGGCATCTCACGGTGAACCCCGAGGGGCGCCCCTGCCACTGCGGCGGGCGCGGCTGTCTGGACGTCGAGACCGACCCGCTGGCCTTCCTCGTCACCGCCCGACGCGAACCCGGTCCGGAGGAGTCGCTGCTCAAGCAGGCCGGCGATCTGCTGCGCACGGAGTACGAGGACGCGGCGGTAAGGGGCGCGGCCGAGGAGCTGATCGACCGGCTCGGCCTCGGGCTCGCCGGTCTGGTCAACATCCTCAACCCGGACCGCATCATCCTAGGCGGACTGCACCGAGCCCTGCTCGACGCGGACCCGGAGCGGCTGCGTGCCGTGGTCGCCGACCGCAGCCTGTGGGGGCGGAGCGGCAGTGTGCCGATCCTGCCGTGCACGCTCAACCACAACAGCCTGGTGGGCGCGGCGGAACTGGCCTGGCAGCCGGTGCTGGACGATCCACTGGCCGCGCTGGCCTGA